A single region of the Rattus rattus isolate New Zealand chromosome 8, Rrattus_CSIRO_v1, whole genome shotgun sequence genome encodes:
- the Slc37a2 gene encoding glucose-6-phosphate exchanger SLC37A2: MRSSLAPGIWLLRAFSRDSWFRGFILLLTFLVYVCYHMSRKPISIVKSRLHQNCSDIVRPINDTHDLNDTTWCSWSPFDKDDYKELLGAVDNAFLVAYAIGMFISGIFGERLPLRYYLSAGMVLSGLFTSLFGLGYFWNIHMLWYFVLIQICNGLVQTTGWPSVVTCVGNWFGKGKRGFIMGIWNSHTSVGNILGSLIAGIWVNQHWGLSFIVPGIITAVMGVITFLFLIEYPEDVDCTPPQHHDDLEKERDNPEDPVNSPYSSRESSVDIAACSSKEQGPEPEAISFLGALKIPGVIEFSLCLLFAKLVSYTFLYWLPLYIFNVAHFSAKEAGDLSTLFDVGGIIGGIMAGLISDYTNGRATTCCVMLILAAPMMFLYNYIGQNGITSSIVMLIICGVLVNGPYALITTAVSADLGTHESLKGNAKALSTVTAIIDGTGSIGAALGPLLAGLISPTGWNNVFYMLISADILACVLLCRLVYKEILAWKTARSRNSGSSLALTHPR, translated from the exons GTTCCGTGGCTTCATCCTGCTGCTCACCTTCCTCGTCTATGTCTGTTATCACATGTCCAGAAAGCCCATCAGCATCGTTAAG AGCCGCTTGCACCAGAACTGCTCAGATATTGTCAGACCCATTAATGACACCCACGATCTCAACGATACCACCTGGTGCAGCTGGAGTCCGTTCG ACAAGGATGACTACAAGGAGCTACTGGGAGCTGTGGACAATGCCTTCCTAGTGGCTTATGCCATTGGCATGTTTATTAG TGGAATCTTTGGGGAGCGGCTGCCCCTGCGTTACTACCTCTCAGCTGGAATGGTGCTCAGCGGCCTATTCACCTCCCTCTTCGGCCTGGGATACTTCTGGAATATCCACATGCTCTGGTACTTCGTGCTCATCCAG ATCTGCAATGGCCTTGTTCAGACTACGGGCTGGCCGTCTGTGGTGACCTGTGTTGGCAACTGGTTTGGGAAGGGAAA gCGGGGATTCATCATGGGCATCTGGAACTCCCACACGTCTGTGGGCAATATTCTGGGCTCCCTGATCGCTGGAATCTGGGTGAACCAGCACTGGGGACTGTCATTCATCGTGCCTGGCATTATCACTGCTGTCATGGGCGTCATCACCTTCCTCTTTCTTATTGAGT ACCCAGAAGATGTGGACTGCAcccctccccagcaccat GATGACCTGGAGAAGGAACGGGACAACCCTGAGGATCCTGTGAACAGTCCCTACAGCAGCAGGGAAAGTAGTGTGGACATTGCAGCCTGTTCCTCCAAGGAGCAGGGCCCTGAGCCTGAAGCCATCAGTTTCCTGGGGGCACTCAAAATCCCG GGTGTGATAGAGTTCTCTCTATGTCTGCTCTTCGCCAAGTTGGTCAGCTACACCTTTCTCTACTGGCTGCCCTTGTACATCTTCAATGTGG cTCACTTTAGTGCCAAGGAGGCCGGGGACCTATCCACACTCTTCGATGTTGGTGGCATCATAG GTGGCATCATGGCAGGGCTCATCAGCGACTACACCAATGGCAGGGCCACCACTTGCTGCGTCATGCTGATCTTGGCTGCTCCCATG ATGTTCCTGTACAACTACATTGGCCAGAATGGGATAACCAGCTCCATAG TGATGCTGATTATCTGTGGGGTCCTGGTCAATGGCCCTTATGCACTCATCACCACAGCTGTCTCTGCTGACCTG GGTACACACGAGAGCCTGAAGGGCAACGCCAAGGCCCTCTCCACTGTCACAGCCATCATTGACGGCACCGGCTCCATAG GTGCGGCTCTGGGGCCCCTGCTGGCCGGGCTCATCTCCCCCACAGGCTGGAACAATGTGTTCTACATGCTCATCTCTGCCGACATCTTGGCTTGCGTG CTCCTCTGCAGGTTGGTGTACAAAGAGATCCTGGCCTGGAAGACGGCCCGCAGCAGAAACAGTGG CTCTAGTCTGGCCCTAACCCACCCGCGATAG
- the Tmem218 gene encoding transmembrane protein 218 gives MAGMVLGVGAGVFLLALLWVLVLLLCVLLSRASGIARFSIIFVFLGALIVTTVLLLFPRASEFPAPEGEMKIVDAFFIGRYVLLAFLGAVFLGGLFLLLTHHVLEPIYAKPLRSC, from the exons ATGGCTGGCATGGTGTTGGGAGTGGGTGCTGGCGTGTTCCTCCTCGCTCTGCTCTGGGTGttggtgctgctgctgtgtgtgctgttatCCAGAGCCTCTGGGATAGCTAG GTTCTCCATCATCTTCGTCTTCCTGGGTGCTCTGATCGTCACCACAGTTCTATTGCTTTTCCCTCGAGCCAGTGAATTCCCGGCCCCAGAAGGCGAAATGAAG ATTGTGGATGCCTTTTTCATCGGCCGCTATGTCCTGCTGGCTTTCCTCGGCGCCGTCTTTCTTGGaggcctcttcctgcttcttacTCATCATGTGCTGGAGCCAATCTATGCCAAGCCACTGAGGTCCTGCTGA